Proteins from a genomic interval of Symmachiella macrocystis:
- a CDS encoding stage II sporulation protein M — protein MISKREYRRKRQADWTRFEALIHKVDNKGWKKLSGNDASQFSQLFREVCHDLSIVRTRDWGAGLTSYLNDLVTKGHNIFYKAPPTRSHDFFAFLSRGFPRIFRRNIGFFITAAAMFFLPLLITWIVVQNRPELATRILPVQQLDQMEDMYAEAEFEEFGTDRAAMGGFYVMNNVGIALRCFAMGVLLGTGTVYLLLTNGIVIGATFGYLIGKGHGENLLSFVVSHGSFELTAIAVAGGAGLMLGEAIVHPGQRTRIDSLRTRGLEAVQIAGGAAVMLMVAAMIEAFWSPAPIADEIKYTAGGMLWLLVILYLTLAGRGEEVA, from the coding sequence ATGATTAGCAAACGGGAATATCGACGCAAGCGCCAAGCGGACTGGACCCGCTTTGAGGCGTTGATCCACAAGGTGGACAATAAAGGCTGGAAAAAGTTATCCGGAAACGATGCCTCACAGTTCTCGCAGCTATTCCGTGAAGTCTGCCACGACTTATCCATCGTCCGCACGCGCGATTGGGGAGCAGGCTTGACCTCCTACCTGAACGATTTGGTCACCAAGGGGCACAACATTTTCTATAAGGCCCCGCCGACGCGTAGCCACGATTTTTTCGCCTTCCTCTCCAGAGGTTTCCCCCGCATTTTTCGCCGGAACATCGGCTTTTTCATCACCGCAGCTGCAATGTTCTTTCTGCCGCTATTGATCACGTGGATCGTCGTGCAAAATCGGCCGGAGCTGGCCACCCGCATTCTGCCTGTGCAACAACTCGACCAGATGGAAGACATGTACGCCGAGGCTGAGTTTGAAGAGTTCGGGACCGACCGCGCGGCAATGGGGGGATTTTATGTCATGAACAATGTCGGCATCGCACTGCGGTGTTTCGCCATGGGAGTCTTATTGGGCACCGGCACGGTCTACCTGCTGTTGACCAACGGCATCGTCATCGGTGCGACGTTCGGTTATCTCATCGGCAAAGGGCACGGTGAAAACCTCTTGAGTTTCGTCGTCTCACACGGGTCGTTTGAATTGACCGCCATCGCTGTCGCCGGTGGCGCCGGACTGATGCTGGGCGAGGCCATCGTGCATCCCGGCCAGCGGACGCGGATTGATTCGCTCAGAACCCGCGGACTCGAAGCAGTGCAAATCGCCGGCGGCGCCGCTGTGATGTTGATGGTGGCCGCCATGATCGAAGCCTTCTGGTCGCCGGCGCCCATAGCGGATGAAATCAAATATACCGCCGGCGGCATGCTGTGGCTGTTAGTGATTTTGTATCTCACACTCGCGGGTCGCGGCGAGGAGGTGGCATGA
- a CDS encoding DUF4129 domain-containing protein, producing the protein MITLTNRALACVCWLVLIALAAAPLNAQDGPQPTAFEDPNVVRDEIEDIFSTPEFRRLKYDRSDAEITDSEFKPAELPDWVKRTTEAIGSVLGPMLSYMFWIVVAVLCGLIVYVVYVGITSIKRRSKKEDWLPDDFEEGDAALSPAELSADVYLNRAAELAAAGNTREAIAQLLLGAMSYIEREGLIRFRRGLTCRDYLRAVRSRNELYAALGQIVGIYEPICFGRRDVLPEHYETSLDNYLGAFHAT; encoded by the coding sequence ATGATCACGCTGACAAACCGCGCGCTGGCCTGCGTTTGTTGGTTGGTCCTGATCGCGCTGGCGGCTGCTCCGCTCAACGCACAGGACGGACCGCAGCCGACCGCATTCGAAGATCCCAATGTCGTCCGCGACGAGATCGAGGATATTTTCTCCACACCGGAATTTCGCCGATTGAAGTACGATCGCAGCGACGCTGAAATCACGGATTCGGAATTCAAACCGGCCGAATTGCCCGATTGGGTCAAGAGAACCACCGAGGCAATCGGCAGTGTACTGGGACCGATGTTGTCCTATATGTTTTGGATCGTCGTCGCCGTGCTCTGCGGGTTGATTGTCTATGTGGTCTACGTGGGGATTACGTCGATAAAGCGCCGTTCCAAAAAGGAAGACTGGCTGCCTGATGATTTTGAGGAAGGGGATGCTGCCCTCTCCCCAGCGGAATTGTCGGCCGACGTTTACCTGAATCGCGCCGCTGAATTGGCCGCCGCCGGCAATACGCGCGAAGCCATTGCCCAACTATTATTAGGAGCGATGAGCTACATCGAACGGGAAGGCTTGATTCGATTTCGTCGCGGATTGACGTGTCGCGACTATCTCCGTGCGGTGCGTTCGCGAAATGAGTTGTATGCAGCGCTGGGCCAGATCGTAGGGATCTACGAGCCAATCTGTTTCGGCCGCCGCGATGTGCTTCCCGAACATTACGAAACGTCGCTGGACAATTATCTGGGGGCGTTTCATGCGACGTAA
- a CDS encoding DUF4350 domain-containing protein codes for MRRNASTFWSWLWQAGLIAVISLHFWFPRYSQQPLNDTYSTERAGKKAFFLLEQRRFVEARRNDLSPASVVEEMYDDDVFCLLGPSRQPDQREWKVLLDWVEQGGSLIIAPAYGAPSLKIDELGLQVEPLFDFDINLGEMLEQVQEQNQEEEPQPVQTTLFGGGELRWRSTGKVTGDGGEVIVEFDDAAQAVLKPYGSGRVLLLASDEIFSNGSLAYKDNGILAQRLVESVASPESHVIFDEYYNSIGAPKVVGLLFDPLLRPLTVQLLALLLLFVWYGSRRFGRQLPALYKPRHNIVDHTDALGNMYYRTGDGRMALRDYYEQLRKDLQFRHMSLTDNQALETLARRADQEPQQVRDLLARANSAINGSKLKRRAAAEIIRDLATLRAGILRKQSVRAKS; via the coding sequence ATGCGACGTAACGCGTCCACATTCTGGTCCTGGTTGTGGCAGGCCGGATTGATAGCGGTGATCTCGCTGCATTTCTGGTTTCCGCGCTATTCGCAGCAACCGTTGAACGATACCTACAGCACCGAACGCGCGGGCAAAAAGGCGTTTTTCCTGCTGGAGCAACGAAGATTTGTCGAAGCCCGCCGCAATGATCTTTCGCCGGCCAGCGTTGTGGAAGAGATGTACGACGACGACGTTTTCTGCCTGCTCGGCCCGAGTCGGCAACCCGATCAACGCGAATGGAAGGTGTTGTTGGATTGGGTCGAGCAAGGTGGCTCGCTGATCATCGCACCCGCCTATGGTGCTCCGTCATTAAAGATTGACGAGCTAGGGCTGCAGGTCGAACCGCTGTTCGATTTTGATATTAATCTTGGAGAAATGCTGGAGCAGGTGCAGGAACAAAATCAGGAAGAGGAACCGCAGCCGGTACAGACCACGCTATTTGGCGGCGGCGAGCTGCGCTGGCGATCGACTGGGAAGGTCACCGGCGACGGGGGCGAGGTTATTGTTGAGTTTGACGACGCGGCGCAAGCCGTGTTGAAACCGTATGGCTCGGGCCGCGTCTTATTGCTTGCCTCAGATGAGATTTTTTCCAATGGATCGTTGGCGTATAAGGACAACGGCATCTTGGCGCAGCGGTTGGTGGAATCAGTCGCCTCGCCGGAGAGTCATGTCATTTTCGACGAATATTACAACTCGATCGGCGCGCCGAAGGTCGTGGGTTTGTTATTCGATCCCTTATTGCGTCCGTTGACAGTGCAGTTGTTGGCCTTGTTGCTGTTGTTTGTTTGGTACGGCTCACGGCGATTCGGTCGGCAACTTCCAGCGTTGTATAAACCGCGACACAATATCGTGGACCACACCGACGCACTGGGGAACATGTATTATCGTACGGGTGACGGCCGTATGGCTCTGCGCGACTATTACGAACAGTTGCGCAAGGATCTGCAGTTTCGTCATATGTCGCTCACTGACAACCAAGCTCTGGAAACACTGGCCCGCCGCGCGGATCAGGAACCGCAACAGGTGCGAGACCTACTCGCGCGCGCTAACAGTGCAATCAATGGATCCAAATTAAAACGCCGCGCCGCCGCGGAAATCATCCGCGATCTCGCCACATTGCGCGCTGGAATTCTCCGCAAACAAAGCGTACGAGCGAAAAGCTAA